One window of Phycisphaeraceae bacterium genomic DNA carries:
- a CDS encoding GNAT family N-acetyltransferase gives MPTIRLALTSDIDALVELRSAFLDEITSRDVSTLALRTSMHAYFREALHTGSFAAYLAFEGTTAIASSGMVLRTLPPSHSCPRGREAYILNMYTVPEHRGKGIGNDLLQRCIAFAREHGCDRISLHGVSGARSMYERIGFAPVESEMRLAL, from the coding sequence ATGCCCACGATCCGACTCGCTCTGACATCCGACATTGATGCGCTGGTCGAGTTGCGGTCAGCGTTTCTTGACGAGATCACATCGCGGGATGTTTCAACGCTGGCGCTGCGCACGTCGATGCACGCGTACTTCCGGGAGGCTCTTCACACGGGCAGCTTTGCTGCGTACCTCGCGTTCGAGGGGACGACCGCGATCGCATCAAGCGGCATGGTGCTGAGAACTTTGCCGCCGTCTCACTCGTGCCCGCGCGGCCGAGAAGCGTACATTCTCAACATGTACACCGTGCCCGAACATCGCGGCAAAGGCATCGGCAACGACCTGCTCCAGCGTTGCATTGCGTTTGCGCGAGAGCACGGGTGCGATCGCATCTCGCTGCACGGCGTGTCGGGGGCGCGATCCATGTACGAACGAATCGGGTTCGCACCGGTAGAATCAGAGATGCGGCTGGCACTATGA
- a CDS encoding AAA family ATPase has translation MRTVITGQVGMDKKDYCKRVVDFAGQNGETIIQYHVGDIMYAEAPDVGAGKILHLPLSRLNSLRRAAFKDMIAESRDQENILVNTHATFRWRHGLFSAFDFDQMQMLAPEVLICLVDNIEVVHHRLHAEHTIDATLKDCMVWREEEILATELLSQAIPGSRFYIMARGRHTDTAQTVFRLICRNDMRKVYPSFPMSHVVDMPDVLAEIDAFRAVLADNFITFDPGDVDEKLLLERAIVAAREGREFVDAEPHSFGGSKAGDGPIRVRTREVLDIAGDIDGQIYMRDFKLIDQADMIVSLVPELPGGIPGLSSGVERELQHAYEHAKEVYVVWKPKKSPSPFITETATKIFTSVNEALEHFENAGMFPQKNLFGV, from the coding sequence ATGCGCACCGTGATCACCGGCCAAGTTGGGATGGACAAGAAGGACTACTGCAAGCGGGTTGTCGACTTTGCTGGACAGAACGGCGAGACCATCATCCAGTACCACGTCGGCGACATCATGTACGCAGAGGCTCCGGATGTCGGTGCGGGCAAGATCCTCCATCTTCCGCTCTCCAGACTCAACTCGCTCCGCCGGGCAGCATTCAAAGACATGATCGCAGAATCACGTGATCAGGAGAACATTCTCGTCAACACGCACGCGACATTCCGGTGGAGACACGGGCTGTTCAGTGCGTTCGACTTTGATCAGATGCAAATGCTGGCGCCAGAGGTGCTTATTTGTCTCGTCGACAATATCGAGGTTGTGCATCATCGCTTGCACGCTGAGCACACCATCGATGCCACACTGAAAGACTGCATGGTCTGGCGCGAGGAGGAGATCCTCGCGACCGAACTGCTCTCGCAAGCGATCCCCGGGTCACGCTTCTACATCATGGCTCGCGGTCGTCACACTGATACCGCACAGACAGTCTTCCGGCTCATCTGCCGCAACGACATGCGCAAGGTGTACCCGAGCTTCCCGATGTCGCACGTGGTGGACATGCCAGACGTGCTCGCAGAGATCGACGCGTTTCGAGCGGTACTCGCCGACAACTTCATCACGTTCGATCCGGGCGATGTTGACGAGAAGCTGCTGCTCGAGCGCGCAATCGTCGCTGCACGAGAGGGGCGTGAGTTTGTCGATGCAGAACCGCACTCGTTCGGCGGGTCCAAGGCTGGGGATGGACCGATCCGCGTGCGCACGCGCGAAGTGCTCGATATCGCGGGTGACATCGACGGGCAGATCTACATGCGAGACTTCAAACTGATCGACCAGGCTGACATGATTGTGAGCCTCGTGCCAGAACTCCCCGGCGGGATCCCAGGGCTTTCTTCCGGCGTCGAGCGCGAGCTCCAGCACGCCTATGAACACGCCAAGGAGGTCTACGTGGTTTGGAAACCAAAGAAGAGCCCCAGCCCGTTTATCACCGAGACCGCAACGAAGATCTTCACATCAGTCAACGAAGCGCTCGAGCACTTTGAGAATGCTGGCATGTTCCCGCAGAAGAACCTGTTCGGCGTCTGA
- a CDS encoding small basic protein codes for MSLDPSLKTKGNLTGKRSVYTRAERVLQMLAEKKLDPKSDKATGLPKMRVRS; via the coding sequence ATGAGTCTTGATCCTTCACTGAAAACCAAGGGCAACCTGACCGGAAAGCGCAGTGTCTACACCCGCGCCGAGCGCGTGCTTCAGATGCTCGCTGAGAAGAAGCTCGATCCGAAGTCTGACAAGGCAACAGGGCTTCCCAAGATGCGCGTTCGCAGCTGA
- a CDS encoding helix-turn-helix transcriptional regulator, producing MRTQQGLSQKELAERADITPSFLSLVENDQRDASIKVTLRIAEALEVPVEVLIWDAVDIPFEVSSRDRHMCELAKSIVRGAYENASRTTRRSL from the coding sequence TTGCGAACCCAGCAGGGTTTGAGTCAGAAAGAACTTGCAGAGCGCGCCGATATCACGCCGTCATTCCTCAGCCTCGTTGAGAATGATCAGCGTGACGCAAGTATAAAAGTAACGTTGCGAATTGCCGAAGCACTTGAAGTTCCAGTTGAAGTTTTGATATGGGATGCAGTAGATATTCCCTTTGAAGTCAGTTCTCGGGATCGGCACATGTGTGAATTGGCGAAGTCAATTGTTCGAGGTGCATACGAAAATGCGAGCCGAACCACCCGTCGTTCGTTATAA
- a CDS encoding GNAT family N-acetyltransferase, translating to MSGLQICITRSDAEWEESIAILRETYVGGGYSTSERARSFYMRTNLEQHGTLFHAIHNPRMMGVVLLLNETSALRQVSTENEGEFRLLAVSPEARGLGIGRALVTHCVDLERRRGSTSVVICTRPSMIAAQHLYESMGFVRLPKQDFVTDEGSERWVYALALSLGT from the coding sequence ATGAGCGGGCTTCAGATATGTATCACCCGGTCTGATGCGGAGTGGGAAGAATCTATCGCGATCCTCCGTGAAACGTATGTCGGCGGCGGATACTCGACATCCGAACGCGCGCGTTCGTTCTACATGCGGACCAACCTCGAACAGCACGGCACACTCTTCCATGCAATACACAATCCTCGCATGATGGGCGTGGTGTTGCTGCTTAACGAAACGAGCGCACTGAGACAGGTGTCTACAGAGAACGAAGGCGAGTTTCGTTTGCTTGCTGTGAGCCCGGAAGCTCGAGGGCTTGGCATCGGACGAGCGCTTGTAACGCACTGTGTCGATCTGGAGCGACGGCGCGGATCAACCAGCGTCGTCATCTGCACCCGACCGAGCATGATCGCAGCACAACATCTCTATGAATCCATGGGCTTTGTGCGCCTACCTAAGCAGGACTTTGTCACAGACGAAGGGTCGGAGCGCTGGGTGTACGCGCTGGCGCTCTCGTTGGGTACATAG
- a CDS encoding DUF58 domain-containing protein: MIARRLSPNTAAKPIPAPKPEDLLGQSLMDRLDRLDVMCRKVLAGKLPGERRSKRRGRSVEFDDHRPYSAGDDLRHINWHVLGRLDRLVLKLFREDEDLSITIIVDASPSMEAGEPSKRTYAMQLASALAYLGLARNNRVSVHVVCAPGKPLIQRSAMMRARSSIRPMLGFLANAIQPGETVPAQSDPDALLTAVSSVCAQARSPGVRFLISDMLTRADANQTLSALVATTSGLGADAVLLHTLSPGEIDPSREEHRGLIGDVRLTDAEDLRAAELTLTDDAIAQYKQRLGQWQQSLIHACRARDIVYRLVQTDTDVADLLSQELRRDGVLG; this comes from the coding sequence ATGATCGCCCGCAGACTCAGCCCAAATACGGCAGCGAAACCGATCCCTGCTCCTAAGCCCGAAGATCTGCTCGGCCAGTCACTGATGGATCGGCTGGATCGACTCGATGTCATGTGCAGAAAGGTACTCGCGGGCAAACTTCCCGGCGAACGTCGATCGAAGCGGCGCGGCCGATCTGTCGAGTTTGATGACCATCGGCCTTATAGCGCCGGCGACGATCTTCGCCACATCAACTGGCATGTGCTGGGCAGACTCGATCGGCTCGTACTGAAACTGTTCCGTGAGGACGAGGATCTCTCCATCACAATCATCGTCGACGCGAGCCCTTCCATGGAAGCGGGCGAGCCCAGCAAACGCACGTACGCGATGCAGCTTGCAAGCGCGCTGGCATATCTCGGGCTCGCACGAAACAACCGAGTCAGCGTGCATGTTGTGTGTGCGCCTGGCAAGCCGCTGATCCAGCGCAGCGCCATGATGCGCGCACGATCGAGCATCCGCCCCATGCTCGGATTCCTTGCAAACGCCATCCAGCCCGGGGAAACTGTCCCCGCACAATCAGACCCCGATGCACTGCTGACAGCAGTTTCATCTGTGTGCGCACAGGCACGCTCACCCGGCGTGCGATTCCTGATTTCTGACATGCTCACGCGCGCAGATGCAAACCAGACACTGAGCGCACTTGTTGCAACCACCTCCGGACTTGGTGCCGACGCGGTGCTGCTGCACACACTCTCACCGGGTGAGATCGACCCCTCACGTGAAGAACATCGCGGACTAATCGGCGATGTTCGCCTGACCGATGCCGAGGACCTGCGTGCTGCCGAACTCACACTGACAGACGATGCAATCGCACAGTACAAGCAGCGGCTCGGACAGTGGCAGCAGTCCCTTATTCACGCCTGCCGAGCACGCGACATCGTGTACCGTTTGGTGCAGACCGATACTGATGTTGCGGATCTGCTATCACAAGAACTTCGTCGCGACGGCGTGCTGGGCTAA
- a CDS encoding iron ABC transporter permease, producing the protein MPKPSHSPNRVPPVVLMGMLIGLLVIVCLARMLAGGSVLGWPETSEFFELRASRVMSGLVVGASLGLAGVLLQTLVRNPLASPDLLGLSAGAGLATMLAAWIAWQTGTALVTQSVRTGPAFVGAIAALAIVYSLGQKRGVVEPISLILVGVIVGVMCAGASMAISSILPPEPAGIASRVLFGSLGDDVSWTTIAVLAAIALASLIAGISVAHQLDAMSMGEDEARSVGVSIGSLRLVMFVVAGALTAGTVAIAGTIGFVGLVGPHIVRMVFGPSHRVLIPASAIAGAIIVVGADAGVSTLKVIYPSVGSVPIGVVTALFGGPVFLVLLRTSRVRAWDHH; encoded by the coding sequence GTGCCAAAGCCCTCTCACAGTCCGAATCGAGTGCCTCCCGTCGTGCTGATGGGGATGCTGATCGGGTTGCTGGTGATCGTGTGCCTCGCCCGAATGCTCGCGGGGGGATCGGTGCTGGGCTGGCCCGAGACAAGTGAGTTCTTCGAGCTTCGGGCGAGTCGCGTGATGTCGGGGCTGGTCGTGGGAGCGTCGCTGGGGCTGGCGGGCGTGCTGCTGCAGACATTGGTGCGGAACCCGCTCGCGTCGCCGGACCTTCTGGGGCTCTCAGCAGGTGCTGGGCTTGCGACCATGCTTGCCGCGTGGATCGCGTGGCAGACAGGGACAGCGCTGGTGACGCAGTCAGTACGGACCGGACCCGCATTTGTGGGCGCGATCGCGGCCCTTGCCATCGTGTATTCGCTTGGACAGAAGCGGGGCGTCGTCGAGCCGATCAGTCTCATTCTCGTCGGCGTGATCGTCGGCGTGATGTGTGCTGGCGCATCGATGGCGATTTCATCGATACTCCCGCCGGAACCCGCGGGGATCGCGTCGCGCGTGCTGTTCGGTTCCCTTGGTGATGATGTCTCGTGGACGACGATCGCAGTACTCGCCGCGATTGCACTCGCGTCGTTGATTGCGGGCATCAGTGTTGCTCATCAACTCGACGCGATGAGCATGGGCGAGGACGAAGCTCGATCAGTCGGCGTTTCGATCGGTTCATTGCGACTTGTGATGTTTGTTGTTGCAGGTGCATTGACTGCAGGAACCGTTGCGATCGCTGGCACGATCGGGTTTGTTGGGCTTGTCGGCCCGCACATCGTGCGCATGGTGTTCGGGCCATCGCATCGTGTGCTGATCCCAGCGAGTGCAATCGCGGGTGCGATCATTGTGGTGGGAGCGGACGCAGGTGTGTCAACACTTAAAGTGATCTATCCATCCGTCGGTAGCGTGCCGATTGGTGTTGTCACTGCGCTGTTCGGTGGGCCAGTGTTTCTCGTGCTGTTGCGCACATCGCGCGTGCGCGCGTGGGACCATCACTAG
- the atpC gene encoding ATP synthase F1 subunit epsilon, producing the protein MDKAFSIRLITPQDKLLEQEASSVVLPAWDGQIGVLPNRAPMVVKLGTGEMKVHGAGQHGGDRTFVVEDGFAQMVGNKLTVLANMAVAAETITETDAMAELDAANARTVPADAANRTDALARITKAKRLAELKLRVAQSRRGRGI; encoded by the coding sequence GTGGACAAAGCCTTTTCCATCCGTTTGATCACGCCTCAGGACAAGCTGCTCGAGCAGGAGGCATCCAGCGTGGTGCTGCCCGCGTGGGACGGCCAGATCGGCGTGCTCCCGAACCGCGCTCCCATGGTCGTCAAGCTCGGCACAGGCGAGATGAAGGTCCACGGCGCTGGTCAGCACGGCGGCGACCGGACGTTCGTCGTCGAGGACGGGTTTGCACAGATGGTCGGCAACAAGCTGACCGTGCTCGCGAATATGGCAGTCGCTGCTGAGACTATCACCGAGACCGACGCCATGGCTGAACTCGACGCAGCAAACGCCCGCACGGTTCCCGCTGATGCAGCCAACCGCACAGACGCATTGGCTCGCATCACCAAAGCCAAGCGCCTCGCAGAGCTGAAGCTGCGCGTCGCGCAGTCGCGTCGCGGCCGGGGAATTTGA
- a CDS encoding GNAT family N-acetyltransferase produces MPAEENRHLLSQDVDQHINTDAVCAPSIGATGLHTQIEAKPRVSGPRAAIMRIDCPTQMPWQATLFTQRLQLRTLAETDRSQFIELIRTNTDHLAVFSPVLHENESLSAMFERQLALTLQGMKTGRGMRRVIALPDNTIVGVVMFNRIERGMDNFAEISFWIGHQYTRNGYALEAVRAMTAFALTSLPSGLGVDTVRAFVQIENTASATMMAKVGYTHKSRQTPVMTGSEYILHDEWEIEVTLSHIQLQSG; encoded by the coding sequence ATGCCAGCCGAAGAAAACAGGCATCTCCTATCGCAAGACGTTGATCAGCACATCAACACAGATGCTGTGTGCGCACCATCAATCGGCGCAACCGGTCTTCACACTCAAATCGAAGCAAAGCCTCGCGTTTCAGGACCACGCGCAGCAATCATGCGCATCGATTGTCCAACGCAGATGCCATGGCAAGCAACACTCTTTACGCAGCGCCTCCAACTGCGGACACTAGCAGAAACAGATCGAAGTCAGTTCATTGAACTCATACGCACAAATACAGATCATCTTGCAGTATTCAGTCCGGTTCTTCACGAGAACGAATCGCTGTCCGCTATGTTCGAACGCCAGCTCGCGTTGACACTGCAGGGCATGAAAACAGGCAGGGGAATGCGGCGCGTCATTGCGCTCCCGGATAACACCATCGTCGGTGTTGTCATGTTCAATCGGATCGAGCGCGGCATGGATAACTTTGCTGAGATTAGTTTCTGGATCGGACATCAGTATACACGAAATGGATACGCGCTGGAAGCAGTCCGCGCCATGACTGCGTTTGCGCTTACGTCGCTCCCATCAGGGTTGGGCGTTGATACCGTCAGGGCATTCGTTCAGATAGAGAACACGGCAAGCGCCACAATGATGGCAAAGGTTGGATACACACACAAATCCCGCCAGACTCCCGTCATGACCGGTAGCGAGTACATCCTGCACGATGAATGGGAGATCGAGGTGACTCTCTCGCACATTCAGCTACAGTCTGGGTGA
- a CDS encoding DJ-1/PfpI family protein — MFVSCLAAAAVSLSTTKLANGEYTINVGIVVYEGVELLDFAGPGEVFSIAGRVSQSKGQLGYNVFTVAITPEPITSQQFLTVVPEYTIDTAPRVDLLVIPGGSTSALRNNTSFMDWVRAQQQQAEMMTVCTGAFVASDLGLLDDKVVTTWYGAIDRLAASAPNATVIHGRRFIDNGNVITTAGVSAGIDGALHHVARTYGRVVADQTAEYMEYAWSPEPYLSSEYRLLNPRVDDNGRAMQRADIDYATGEWHQAVDGYSALLDTDVESASLLQRLGHAMMSEGQYKDSIAIHERLVKLDPDNSTAHYNIACAHAKLGEINKALLSLEQAINLGFIRADLLRSDPDLDPIRNDERFKALITKLP, encoded by the coding sequence ATGTTTGTATCATGTCTTGCGGCTGCTGCTGTCTCTCTGTCTACGACCAAGCTGGCAAACGGCGAGTACACGATCAATGTTGGGATTGTTGTGTACGAAGGCGTCGAACTGCTCGACTTTGCTGGCCCGGGTGAAGTCTTCTCCATTGCTGGCAGAGTGTCACAATCGAAGGGGCAACTCGGATACAACGTCTTCACTGTTGCGATCACACCAGAACCGATCACGAGTCAGCAGTTTCTCACCGTTGTTCCTGAATACACCATCGACACTGCGCCGCGCGTCGATCTCCTCGTCATTCCTGGAGGTTCTACGTCTGCGCTTCGCAATAACACATCGTTTATGGATTGGGTGAGAGCCCAGCAGCAACAAGCCGAAATGATGACGGTGTGTACTGGTGCATTTGTTGCTTCAGATTTGGGGTTGCTTGACGATAAAGTCGTTACCACATGGTATGGTGCGATCGACCGTCTCGCTGCGTCTGCGCCAAATGCAACGGTGATACATGGGCGGAGGTTTATTGATAACGGGAACGTTATCACAACTGCTGGTGTTTCTGCGGGGATTGATGGCGCTCTGCACCATGTCGCCAGGACATACGGTCGTGTGGTTGCGGATCAGACCGCAGAATATATGGAATACGCGTGGTCACCCGAGCCATACTTGTCGAGTGAGTATCGGCTGCTCAATCCTCGTGTCGATGACAATGGTCGAGCGATGCAAAGAGCAGATATTGATTATGCGACGGGAGAATGGCATCAAGCAGTTGACGGTTATAGTGCACTGCTGGATACCGACGTTGAGAGCGCGAGCTTGCTGCAACGGCTCGGTCACGCCATGATGAGCGAAGGACAGTACAAAGACTCAATCGCAATCCATGAGCGTCTTGTCAAGCTTGATCCAGACAACAGTACCGCACACTACAACATTGCCTGTGCACACGCCAAACTGGGAGAGATCAATAAGGCATTGTTGTCACTTGAGCAGGCTATAAACCTTGGGTTTATCCGAGCGGATCTGCTTCGATCAGACCCGGACCTTGACCCGATTCGAAACGACGAGCGGTTCAAGGCACTGATTACGAAGCTTCCCTAA
- a CDS encoding RNA-directed DNA polymerase has translation MRAEPPVVRYNRSLQISTLDQVAGWVGVELSPLSDTINRASTMYSCFEIKKPNGGSRTIRPPNKVLRTLQHNILRELQSMVRYPRWMMGGIPRRSIFLHAGPHVAKRMVATFDVKSFYPSTNSCLVRSVLERLGFSGEALDAMVQILIKDDELPQGGPASGLIANLALEPADRRIDAICRKHDLRFTRYVDDIAISGEHDLRVYQGAIIDAIGLCGYEVAPDKIKFMGKEQCQVITKLVVNEQLRPSKSFIFEVKAKIRECLANGAFVVAVEHGISVPQLKSKLNGKVSHIKQADQRLGKSLQRKLNGVNWSRQLPD, from the coding sequence ATGCGAGCCGAACCACCCGTCGTTCGTTATAACCGCAGCTTGCAGATTTCTACACTTGATCAGGTAGCAGGTTGGGTCGGCGTAGAGTTATCCCCACTTTCAGACACAATCAATCGCGCTTCTACTATGTACTCTTGCTTCGAGATAAAGAAGCCGAATGGTGGTTCAAGAACAATCAGGCCTCCGAATAAAGTGCTACGCACTTTGCAGCACAATATTCTCCGCGAACTTCAGTCGATGGTTCGATATCCCCGCTGGATGATGGGCGGGATTCCTCGACGATCAATATTTCTGCATGCAGGACCACATGTTGCGAAGAGGATGGTCGCAACATTTGATGTAAAATCGTTCTACCCAAGTACAAACTCGTGCTTGGTGCGGTCTGTTTTGGAACGATTGGGATTTAGCGGCGAAGCGCTTGATGCGATGGTTCAGATACTTATCAAGGATGACGAGCTGCCGCAGGGCGGCCCCGCCAGCGGCTTGATTGCTAATCTTGCACTAGAGCCTGCTGACAGGCGGATTGACGCGATCTGTAGAAAGCACGATCTCAGATTCACTCGGTACGTGGATGACATCGCCATTTCTGGAGAGCATGATCTGCGCGTGTATCAAGGTGCAATCATTGATGCAATTGGTTTGTGCGGATACGAAGTTGCGCCTGACAAGATTAAGTTCATGGGTAAAGAGCAATGTCAGGTTATTACTAAGTTAGTAGTGAACGAGCAACTGCGCCCATCAAAGTCTTTTATCTTCGAAGTTAAGGCTAAGATCCGGGAATGCTTGGCAAACGGTGCCTTTGTTGTTGCTGTGGAACATGGGATCAGCGTCCCGCAACTCAAGAGCAAGCTGAATGGGAAGGTTTCACATATCAAGCAAGCAGATCAGCGACTTGGCAAATCACTACAGCGAAAACTGAATGGTGTCAATTGGAGCAGGCAGCTTCCTGATTGA
- a CDS encoding NADH-quinone oxidoreductase subunit I produces the protein MNGLEAIFLHEIVKGFGTTMRHFFTSFGQGRTSRTIQYPEQRKELMPVEEGGMEKSNFRAVHRLNRDENGRVKCVACMMCPTICPANCIHIEAAESPWDDREKYPAKFEIDELRCIFCGMCEEACPVDAIELTTEYDFVGRSRQEMVFDKEKLLHIYDVTIEKKPM, from the coding sequence ATGAACGGCCTTGAAGCGATCTTCCTCCACGAGATCGTCAAGGGGTTCGGCACGACCATGCGCCACTTTTTCACATCATTCGGCCAAGGGCGGACCAGCCGAACTATTCAATATCCTGAGCAACGCAAGGAACTTATGCCCGTCGAAGAGGGCGGCATGGAGAAGTCCAACTTCCGCGCAGTCCATCGTCTCAATCGCGATGAGAACGGGCGCGTCAAGTGTGTTGCGTGCATGATGTGCCCGACGATCTGCCCCGCCAACTGCATCCACATCGAAGCGGCGGAGTCTCCGTGGGACGATCGCGAGAAGTACCCCGCAAAGTTCGAGATCGACGAACTCCGCTGTATCTTCTGCGGTATGTGCGAGGAAGCCTGTCCCGTCGATGCGATCGAACTCACCACCGAGTACGACTTTGTGGGAAGATCGCGCCAGGAGATGGTGTTCGACAAAGAGAAGCTGCTTCACATCTACGACGTGACGATCGAGAAGAAGCCGATGTGA
- a CDS encoding GNAT family N-acetyltransferase — MQPNPTDPILSTNVPPIPPIHAIVARTSRLTLRPIFAEDRDAFIQMHEQSHTSFAPWSPNLPEGGYAALFDLQHERSVQGELTGIECRRVAIVTETGEMAGVFAFSNIVRGSWCSCNAGWRVNSTLQGQGICTEAMLAMLEIAFNEQPHGLGLHRVEAGVVPTNAASLRIAEKIGMRREGLAKRYLKINGTWQDHAIFAKTAEEHTPGVIEVECG; from the coding sequence ATGCAACCCAATCCGACCGATCCAATCCTCTCAACAAATGTGCCACCGATCCCGCCGATACATGCGATTGTCGCGCGCACGTCGAGACTCACATTGCGCCCGATCTTTGCTGAAGATCGTGACGCATTCATACAGATGCACGAGCAGAGCCACACGAGCTTTGCGCCGTGGTCACCCAACCTGCCCGAGGGCGGGTACGCTGCGTTGTTCGACCTTCAGCACGAACGCTCCGTGCAGGGCGAACTCACAGGCATTGAGTGCAGACGCGTCGCTATCGTCACAGAAACCGGCGAGATGGCCGGTGTGTTCGCGTTCTCGAACATCGTGCGCGGGAGTTGGTGCAGTTGCAACGCGGGATGGCGCGTCAATAGCACACTGCAGGGACAAGGCATCTGCACAGAAGCGATGCTCGCCATGCTGGAGATCGCGTTCAACGAGCAGCCTCACGGGCTTGGACTGCATCGTGTCGAAGCGGGTGTCGTACCAACGAATGCTGCAAGCCTGCGCATCGCGGAAAAGATCGGCATGCGCCGCGAGGGATTGGCAAAGCGTTACCTAAAAATCAACGGCACATGGCAGGACCACGCCATCTTCGCAAAGACCGCTGAGGAGCACACACCGGGCGTGATCGAAGTCGAGTGTGGGTAA
- the gndA gene encoding NADP-dependent phosphogluconate dehydrogenase: MPAANNDLIANTADVGLIGLGVMGRNLALNIADHGFAVAVYNRTVATTHEFVDAEGSATPGALIATETLDQLKAAVQSPRRIIIMVPAGKPTDAVIDQLLAILDPNDVVVDGGNAHWEDTAKRNARCKAKNVLYVGSGVSGGEEGARFGPSLMPGGEKKAYETIEPVWTAIAAKVDRNTGKPIEGAAPGKPVSSPNAEACSTYIGPDGAGHFVKMVHNGIEYADMQLIAEACVLMREALGMHPAQMADVFAQWNEGDLDSFLIEITADILRQKDPRSDKPFVDVVLDAAGQKGTGKWTGQIALELGISAPSIAEAVFARCISAIKEERVRASKVLPAPAPQPALSPEEWLTKVRDALYCSKICAYAQGFALMAEADRVNNWGIDFGSLAKIWRGGCIIRARFLQKITDAYTNNATLSNLLVDPYFADQIGQRQSAWREVVAQAAVRGVAIPAFASSLAYFDSYRSERTSAYMIQAQRDFFGSHTYERVDEPRGSFFHLDWLDPNRPEATA, encoded by the coding sequence ATGCCCGCTGCCAACAATGACCTTATCGCAAATACCGCCGACGTTGGGCTCATCGGGCTCGGCGTGATGGGCCGAAACCTCGCGCTCAATATCGCTGACCATGGGTTCGCGGTCGCGGTCTATAACCGCACCGTCGCGACCACACACGAGTTTGTGGATGCAGAAGGGAGCGCAACACCCGGCGCACTCATCGCGACCGAAACACTCGACCAACTCAAAGCCGCTGTGCAGTCGCCACGCCGGATCATCATCATGGTCCCCGCTGGCAAGCCCACCGATGCTGTGATCGATCAGTTGCTTGCGATTCTCGATCCGAACGATGTTGTCGTCGACGGCGGCAACGCGCACTGGGAAGACACCGCAAAGCGCAACGCGCGATGCAAAGCAAAGAACGTGCTCTACGTCGGGTCGGGCGTGTCTGGCGGCGAGGAGGGCGCACGATTCGGGCCATCACTCATGCCCGGCGGCGAAAAGAAGGCCTACGAAACGATCGAGCCAGTCTGGACCGCCATCGCAGCGAAGGTCGACAGGAACACAGGCAAGCCCATTGAGGGCGCGGCGCCAGGCAAGCCGGTCTCCTCGCCCAATGCTGAAGCATGCTCCACCTACATCGGGCCGGACGGCGCCGGGCACTTTGTGAAGATGGTCCACAACGGGATCGAGTACGCTGACATGCAGCTCATCGCAGAAGCGTGTGTGCTGATGCGCGAGGCGTTGGGTATGCACCCAGCGCAGATGGCAGATGTGTTTGCGCAGTGGAACGAGGGCGATCTTGATTCGTTCCTCATTGAGATCACTGCGGACATCCTCCGCCAGAAGGATCCGAGATCTGACAAGCCGTTTGTCGACGTAGTGCTTGATGCTGCTGGCCAGAAGGGCACCGGCAAGTGGACGGGGCAGATCGCTCTCGAACTCGGCATCAGCGCGCCGTCGATCGCAGAAGCAGTCTTTGCGCGATGCATCAGCGCAATCAAAGAAGAACGTGTGCGCGCATCGAAGGTACTCCCTGCGCCAGCGCCCCAGCCTGCGCTCTCGCCGGAAGAGTGGCTGACAAAGGTTCGTGATGCGCTCTATTGCTCAAAGATCTGCGCGTACGCGCAGGGATTTGCATTGATGGCAGAAGCCGACCGTGTGAATAACTGGGGCATCGACTTTGGCTCGCTCGCGAAGATCTGGCGTGGCGGATGCATCATCCGCGCTCGGTTCCTGCAGAAGATCACCGACGCGTACACAAACAACGCGACACTATCCAACCTGCTCGTCGATCCGTATTTTGCTGACCAGATTGGGCAGCGCCAGAGCGCGTGGCGCGAGGTTGTTGCGCAGGCAGCTGTACGCGGCGTTGCCATACCAGCCTTCGCATCAAGTCTTGCGTACTTTGACAGCTATCGATCGGAGCGCACAAGCGCGTACATGATTCAGGCCCAGCGCGACTTCTTCGGCTCACACACATACGAGCGTGTGGACGAGCCCCGCGGGTCATTCTTCCATCTGGACTGGCTCGATCCGAACAGGCCCGAAGCCACAGCCTGA